Genomic window (Candidatus Methylomirabilis sp.):
TCCGCGCCGGCTTCCAACACGGCCAAGGCCATCGCTTGCGTCCCCCCTGGAGCCAACAATTTCACCATGGTCCTTATCCTTCCCTGAAACAGCATTCAGCAGTTAGGGATTTAGACTGAAGGCTGAAGGGAAACTACTCAAAAACTTTCAGTCTTCAGTCTATTTACCTGCTGTTACTCTACAAACCCTGCAGCAAAGGTTCCTGGAGGCAACCGGTCGATACCGAGGAGCGCCCCTCCGCCTACCTTCAGGAGTTCGCCAAAGAGACGTTCAATCTGCCGAATGGTTGATTTATCCCAAGCGGTCATCACCCGTCGCCGCCAGCTATCGCGCAGGATCGTGAGAATCCTGGGATCGATCCCACCCATGACCTGCTCGCCCACCTCAACCCAGATCTCATCGTTTTTCTGCATGTATTCAGCCGTTTCACAGAACGCGCGGATAAAGCCGCGCAGCATGTCGGCGTTGCGCATTGCGAACTCATCACTCACGGTAAAAAGAGTAATCGGCACCGGACCGGTGATCCCGAGGTCTGCAATCAGGTCGAGCACATCCGCGATCTGTCGGTACGCTCCCGTCGCCACCAAGGGTGGGATCAACTGCCACCATTGCAGCGCGGCATCGACCTGCCCCCCCTTCAGCATCTCAGCCAAGGTCCCCTTCGAGAGCGCCTCGACCACTGTCGCTTCCTGCTGGGGATCAAAGCCGTACCGTTTCATGCACGCGGCCCTCAAGATGATCCAGTTCTTGTCGCGCAGCCGGACTACCCCGACTCGCTTTCCGCGCAGGTCCTGCAGCCCGCTGATCGATGAGTCGCAAGGGACGACGAGCCCGCCTGCGATCCGGCCATAGGGAAAGAAGGCTGTCAGGGAGAGGCCGTTTGCCCGGTGGCGGCCGATCGCAATCCAATCGATATCGATGAGATCGACGGCCCCCTCTTTAAGGGCCACCTCAAACGATTGAAACGCGCCGGTGATCTGATCCCGGACAAGAGTGATCTGCAGATCAAAACCGTGCTTGGTATCAAGCCCCAGCTTCTTCATCGCGTACACGAACCAGCGGGGGCTCCCGGTCGGCTCGAAGGCCGCTCTTAGGACCGGTAGTGCGGTTGTGCCGTCCTTTACGACCATCATTCCGATGCGCTCCCTTTTCTGTGCCTCACTGAGGACCCCTGACGCTTCCAAGCAATTGACCGACTCGCCTGGTGCGCTCCATCGTCCATCGCTTTCTCAGCTCTTGCCATTCTGGAACGAACGGCTGCAGCGATA
Coding sequences:
- a CDS encoding ABC transporter substrate-binding protein, which encodes MMVVKDGTTALPVLRAAFEPTGSPRWFVYAMKKLGLDTKHGFDLQITLVRDQITGAFQSFEVALKEGAVDLIDIDWIAIGRHRANGLSLTAFFPYGRIAGGLVVPCDSSISGLQDLRGKRVGVVRLRDKNWIILRAACMKRYGFDPQQEATVVEALSKGTLAEMLKGGQVDAALQWWQLIPPLVATGAYRQIADVLDLIADLGITGPVPITLFTVSDEFAMRNADMLRGFIRAFCETAEYMQKNDEIWVEVGEQVMGGIDPRILTILRDSWRRRVMTAWDKSTIRQIERLFGELLKVGGGALLGIDRLPPGTFAAGFVE